ACAATGAAAGCACATTCTTCCAAAGATCCAGTAAGCTAGCCTCCAAAAAAGCAGGGAGTTACTTCACTTCAGGGAAAAGTTAGGTTTCTCGAGCTTCCCTGAACCAGCTAACCTTGTCAGTCATACTTATAAGTTAATTTAAATGTTCCTGGATTTCTGCAGAGGtattccttgaaaaaaaaatcttagaccATTCTAAATATTTTAAGATTTCATTTGTCTTCCAACTTGGCTTTCACAGATTAAAAACAGCTCATAAAAAAGATATGTGTAACATGCTTCATTATTGATACTGCTTCATATTGTCCATTTATCATTCCTGCTAGCCACTCCAGTAGTTTTTCAAAAAAGCTATCTGTTCAGCTTAGATGAATTGTCCTTTTCCATAAAAATTTCAGAAGAAAGTGAACAAATGCAGCTACCCAAGGTATGCAGAACACAGCGTAcagtcagagagagagagggaaaaaaaaaaaggacttttcaAGACTCGCACACTGGGATCAAGAACCTTTTAGTAGAACAGGGATGTTTAAGATGGGAGCATCCCACTAAGGAGGAGCTACTCAGTCCCGTTCACTTTAGCCTTGTGAGTTCCACTTTCACTTTTCATGAACTGAAACAAAACGTAACAATTACAGTCTAAGTAAAACACAAACACTGTTTGTCCACTAATAAATTTAACTGACCTGGTACTTGGGgacgggggggcagaggggagattATTAACTAAGATGCTGAAAACAAACCTGAAAAAGCCAGCCCATTGATAAGAGTATTTCTGGACTCTGTCACATAGGAATGTCACCTGTGACGAGCAGAAAGGAAAGTAGCTTTCAGACGATAAAGAAAGAGGGACGAACCTGGAAGCCTACAGATCCTTCGCTGGCGTGACAGAAAATTTCCAGCCCCTGACACACCATAGCGGCACTTCACACTCGCACGACTGGTATCGCAAGTTTCCATCTGTCACAGCAGCGCCCAGAACTGCAGGACTGCCCCGGTCCTCCCTCCGTACGGAAGCGCAGCGCGTAACGCGGCATCAGCCCGCGGCCGCGGAAAAGCCTGGAGAAGCCGGAGCCGAGGCCGCGCAGACAGAAGCAGCGACATCACGGCGCCGAGcacctgccgcgccgcgccgtgacagcgccgcccgccgcccccctacccgcgcccggcccggcccggcccggcccggcccggcccgacccggccgccgcggcgccgccggcccccgacCTACCCTGCTCGGCGCCGGCCGCTGCCatcccgctcctcctcctcctcctcccgccgctCGCGAGCTGATGCAACAGCGTGCCCGGAAgcggcgccccgcccctcccgACGCTACTTCCGACCAGCGGGGCGTCGCCACGGCAACGGGGAGGGGCGCCGCCGCTGATTGGCCGCCGCTCCCCCGTCCCCGCCCACCCTGCGTTCCCGCCAAgcggcggggcggccgttgggcggcggCCGTCGGGCGACCGCCCGCTGAGGGGGCGCGTGCGGGTTCCCTTCAGGGGagcggccccccgcggcgggctgcggccgtCACCTCATCCCGAGCTGTTTGTCCCACGGGTGTCCGGGGAAGGCACCGGAGGGGCGGCCGCACCCTGACAGCTTGCAGGCCGAGGCTGCGACTCCCCAAAACCTATCGCGCGCTGACCCTGCCTCCCGCTGAGGCGTTACCGACCGTACGGCGCAGCCAAGCAATCACTCAAGGCGGCCGTAGCTTCTGCCTCTACTTGGTTTTATTGCTGTCCTTTAAAATAACAGTTCTTAGGATACCGAAGGCTTAGTCTCTTAAGACAAACAAAAGGAGATGGTTTCAAAAATTAAGACAGTTAATCCTCTCAAAACAATAACAGCCTtcctgctcttaaaaaaaataacaccATCCATGCTTTACTACATAACAGTTAGATAAGGCACAGTCCATGTCCACCTGCGTATGAAGGAAAAGCCAGCCGAAGCACTTCACACGCTGCCATTTGGTACCTGAGTTTAATACAGCACAACTCAAAAGCCCTTAGTGAACAACACAATCGGAGTCCTTGTCACGGCTAACCACTGACCATGTCAAAGCACTTTTGACTCCCTGAGTCACTGAAAGGTAAGAGGATATCCTGAAGTCAACACCATTAGTTTTACTAGTAGCCTGTTGACATCCTCATATACAGAAAGttcatacacatatatgtacagaAACATTCATAAAGTCgatttaaaaatgttaatctgTGACTTGTAACTTAGTTATAATGTTATTACTTTTTAAAGAGTTCAATACATTATCATAAGCCTTGGTATCTAGATGTCTTAACTCATCCAGTAACTTAATAATAGACTGTTTCTCTCCCAGTGTGTTTTTCCAGATGAGAAGCATCTGATAATTTTGCTCTCTTATGTCATTAGGGTGGTCATAAATAATTTTATCAATATCATTCTCCTTCAGGTGAGTTCTCATAAGCCACCTCCATTTTTTTGGTGGTACTCCATTTATAAAAGCCCAAAAGCTATCTCTcagttctgaaagaaaaaaaaaaaagatcaggttAGGTtctaaaacacagattttttgaTAGCTAAAAATACACGTGCTTGTACTAGTTTTTAGCAAATATATGCATAGACCAAATAGTGACAATGAAGTTAGCACCTAAAAAGGATAACAAATAGGTTTCCTACTCAAAGTCTTCTTACAAAAAAGCTAAAGGGACCAGTCTACATATCTTAATCTTTAAGTAGCCTCTTAAGATAAGATAACATTCAGTAAAGGTGTTTTTGGCGGACATTTCATTGGCCTTCATGTCTTTGTTTACTCTTAACAGGGCTCTTCAATGGTAGGGCTGTTACCACTTCGCTACACTATTAGTATAGGTTTGCCACGCTGAGACTAGTGTGAGCAAAGCCTTTCACCTGACATCCAGACACATCAGCTTGCTGGCTATGGACAGATGTGCAGGGATTCGATGCTGTCTGACACTTGAGTGGACATCCGACAGAAAGACCTGCTGCTCTGACCTACATCACAGTCATTAAGGTAAATTCCACTGCTGGAATAGAGACTTgtttaagaacaaacaaaaaaggtaacTCAGAACTGTACTTATTCTTAAAAGCATGGCTGCATTATAGTCCAGTGCAGAAAAGTCttgttttaaggaagaaaaatccacCACAATGATTACGACTTACTTTCTTAAATGCTGTAACAATCCCATTTCGGTGTATTTTACAATAAACTGAAAGCATTGTAGCTTTAAACAATACTCATTAGCCTCCCTAAACTATTCCTTGAGTAAAGTTAACAGGAGAAAGCAAATTACATTCCAAGTATTGTCCATTTCTGTAATACTTACCCTTTTGAGAGAGATCTTTAACTAGTATTTGATACTTCGGTTCTTTTACCTGTAATATGAAGTTGGAACATTACTCTAGCAGATCAGAACACTTTATTCACTTACAGCAATTATTTCTGAGCCACTTTCACAACACATAGAAAGGAAAGTAGCTTTCAGGCGATAAAGAAAAAGGGACAAACCTTGAAGCCTAAAGATCGTTCACTGGCATGACAGAAAATTTCCAACCCCTTACATACCATACCAGTACTTCACACTTGTATGACTGGTATCCCAAGTTTCCATTTGTTACAGTAGTGCCAAAAATTACAGGACTGCCCTGGTCCTCCTTCCATATGGAAAAGCATCATGTAACCCACTGCTTTCACAATACATAACCCAGTACAGTGAGGAGCAAGGGGGGCAGTTTTCACAGCACAACTGAAAATTAAGTATTTGAATAAGTAAAGAGAACCACATGCTGAGAACAGCTGTGATACTAGCTGGTAAGTGAAGCAAAGTAACACATTTACCGCTATTACAAAAGACTGACTTCTGTATAAATACTGAAAGGGAAGATTGAGAGAGGAGTAGCAGATTAAATGAGGGATTAAAGTTTGCTTTCCCAAGATATCATTTTCCAGACTCTTCTATTAAATCTTTAAAGTAAAGCCTCCTCTCTCCTATCATTCTGCCTGAAAACAGCATCTATAACTCAGGTGATAGTTAAAGCCTTAACTGAGATTACATACCTATCAGGGAACATATGCCGAGAACTTTTCCACTTACCACATGATTTGCTGGCATCATACCACTTGCCACTTTAAACCAGGCATTTGGATGAAAAGTAGGATTCTGCCTTGTTTTTGCTGACAGCGAAGACTCTTTGAGCCTCTTCCAAAACCTTTCTATTTGGCACCTCAAGCTGCTGGGCAGAATGGTGCTTCTCTCAGAAAGCCCATCACTGTTATCCTCTGGTGATTCGTTTCTCACTTCTGAGTTAATGCTGGTACGTGCTTGACCTTCCGGGCTCTCCTCAGACTTCTCATTCTCTGTGCTGGCTGCATTATTTGCAGCTGTCTCCACTTCAGATAAAATGAGACTTTCAGTACTGCCCTCAGATTCCTGTAAAGAATAAGAACACATTCTACTTTTAGAGGATGTTTCATAGGTAGGCTTTAAAGGATGGTctagaagaaggaaaaggaatagTTTAAGTCACTGGACGTAAGAGAAATTATAGGAGATCTGATAACTTGGCAGAGTTACAAATATGCAAAAGTTACAGCCTTTACAGATTTGGACTTCAAATGGCTTTAGTCTAAATGCTCCATCTTGCCGGCTGTTCCGCTCCCAGTAGACTGCAGGGTAAGGCTCACAAGCTACCTCCATAACGAATGAAGAAAAGCTTTTGTAATATCTTCAGTGGTGTGTATTAGTGCTTGTTCCTCTCTAAATATGGAAGAAACGGACCCCTTCTGAGGCAGAAGAGTACGAGATTACACTGCATGCTGCACCTGAGCTGACCTCACAGCCTGCTAATGGGAGCCTTCTCAAAGCTTTTGCTAAGCTGATATAGCACATCAGCTTCATGCAAATCTACtagcttccccccctccccaaattaatTTTTCTGTCAAATTCACAAAATAAATCAGTCCAAAGAATCCAGTGAGCACCCATGCCTATTGGGTAGCTTTAGTGAGGGGGCAAAAAGAAAGAAGCGAGATAGCTACACCATTTTTGGCATTGTCAATGCATCAAACAAGCTTATGCCATGGGGTATAACTTCACTTCAGGCTGATGGTGACCTGTTAAGTACAGCATAAGTACCAACATCTCCACTGTATACTGATGTAGAACTACTTGAAAGTCAGCTAGTGTTGAAACTGGAAAGttttagg
This is a stretch of genomic DNA from Apteryx mantelli isolate bAptMan1 chromosome 4, bAptMan1.hap1, whole genome shotgun sequence. It encodes these proteins:
- the LOC106496997 gene encoding tumor necrosis factor receptor superfamily member 6-like codes for the protein MGAGAALLLPLVAVTLLMIPGNRAEECDEGEYWHEGYCCKSCPAGTYVAQHCNASHVRGRCASCTEGEDYTAHANGLEECLPCKQCKDDQITLRTCTLTHDTECQCKQGYFCPAEGCEICQRCSTKCPEGKEIVQNCNATMDLGCGLPGQGNASFIWVIVAASVFFILLLFFFIFRKLKSDKAASKSRDAEKGLESEGSTESLILSEVETAANNAASTENEKSEESPEGQARTSINSEVRNESPEDNSDGLSERSTILPSSLRCQIERFWKRLKESSLSAKTRQNPTFHPNAWFKVASGMMPANHVVKEPKYQILVKDLSQKELRDSFWAFINGVPPKKWRWLMRTHLKENDIDKIIYDHPNDIREQNYQMLLIWKNTLGEKQSIIKLLDELRHLDTKAYDNVLNSLKSNNIITKLQVTD